In Amycolatopsis jiangsuensis, the following proteins share a genomic window:
- a CDS encoding (deoxy)nucleoside triphosphate pyrophosphohydrolase, which produces MDGVIVGAALVREGKLLAQQRAWPPHHAGQWELPGGRVEPGETEAFALARECQEELDVVVTIGTRIGPEVPLPGGKVLRVYAAALLSPGAEPRAVEHTALRWVGADELDEVDWLPADRDLLPALHSLLQ; this is translated from the coding sequence ATGGACGGGGTCATCGTGGGCGCAGCGCTCGTGCGCGAAGGGAAACTGCTTGCCCAGCAACGGGCATGGCCACCGCACCACGCGGGACAGTGGGAGCTGCCGGGCGGGCGGGTCGAGCCGGGCGAGACCGAGGCGTTCGCGCTGGCCCGGGAGTGCCAGGAGGAACTCGACGTCGTGGTGACCATCGGTACGCGGATCGGCCCGGAAGTGCCGTTGCCCGGCGGGAAGGTGCTGCGGGTCTACGCGGCCGCGCTGCTGTCGCCCGGTGCCGAACCGCGCGCGGTCGAGCACACGGCGTTGCGCTGGGTCGGAGCCGACGAACTGGACGAGGTTGACTGGCTGCCCGCGGACCGGGACCTGTTGCCCGCGTTGCATTCGCTGCTGCAGTGA